From one Bacillus sp. Marseille-P3661 genomic stretch:
- a CDS encoding CTP synthase, protein MTKYIFVTGGVVSSLGKGITAASLGRLLKNRGLNVTIQKFDPYINVDPGTMSPYQHGEVFVTDDGAETDLDLGHYERFIDINLSKYSNVTTGKIYSTVLKKERRGDYLGGTVQVIPHITNEIKERVFRAGKETNADVVITEIGGTVGDIESLPFLEAIRQIKSDIGHENVMYIHCTLIPYIKAAGEMKTKPTQHSVKELRSLGIQPNVIVVRTELPVSQDMKDKIALFCDIDSKSVIEMRDAKNLYEIPLAIQDQDFDQIVCDHLKITAPKADMTEWSALVEKVENLSKTTTIGLVGKYVELQDAYISVVEALRHAGYYYDSEIKVEWINAEHVTADNVDELLADVDGVLVPGGFGDRGIEGKIEAIRYARENKVPFFGICLGMQLASVEFARNVLGLTGANSAEINPETQYPIIDLLPEQKDIEDLGGTLRLGLYPCKLEEDTFAYTAYDDELVYERHRHRYEFNNEYRQAMEEAGFKFSGTSPDGRLVEIVEVKDHPWFVACQFHPEFRSRPTRPQPLFREFINASLNSKQ, encoded by the coding sequence ATGACTAAATATATTTTCGTAACAGGTGGGGTAGTTTCTTCACTTGGAAAAGGTATCACAGCTGCATCATTAGGTCGTTTACTAAAAAACCGTGGATTAAATGTAACGATTCAAAAATTTGATCCATACATAAATGTTGACCCGGGAACAATGAGTCCTTATCAGCATGGAGAGGTTTTTGTAACGGACGATGGCGCTGAAACAGATTTAGACCTTGGTCATTACGAGCGTTTTATTGATATAAATTTAAGTAAGTATAGTAACGTAACAACAGGTAAAATTTATTCAACTGTGTTGAAAAAAGAGCGTCGTGGTGATTATTTAGGTGGAACGGTTCAAGTAATTCCACATATCACAAATGAAATCAAAGAGCGCGTATTCCGTGCAGGTAAAGAAACAAATGCTGATGTTGTCATAACTGAAATCGGTGGAACAGTAGGGGATATTGAATCATTGCCATTTTTAGAGGCCATTCGCCAAATTAAAAGCGATATCGGCCATGAAAATGTAATGTACATTCACTGTACATTAATTCCATATATTAAAGCTGCGGGTGAAATGAAAACAAAACCAACGCAACACAGCGTTAAAGAGCTTCGCAGTTTAGGTATTCAGCCAAATGTTATTGTTGTTCGTACTGAATTGCCTGTTTCTCAAGATATGAAAGATAAAATAGCTTTATTCTGTGACATTGATTCAAAATCAGTCATTGAAATGCGCGATGCAAAGAACCTATATGAAATTCCTTTAGCTATTCAAGATCAAGATTTTGACCAAATCGTTTGTGATCATTTAAAAATAACGGCTCCAAAAGCAGACATGACAGAGTGGAGTGCCCTTGTTGAAAAGGTTGAAAATCTTTCGAAGACAACTACAATTGGCTTAGTCGGTAAATATGTTGAGCTTCAAGATGCTTATATTTCAGTTGTTGAGGCATTGCGTCATGCTGGTTATTATTATGATAGTGAAATAAAAGTGGAATGGATTAATGCGGAGCACGTAACAGCTGATAACGTAGACGAGCTTTTAGCAGACGTAGATGGTGTTCTAGTACCAGGTGGCTTTGGTGACAGAGGTATTGAAGGTAAAATTGAAGCAATTCGCTATGCACGTGAAAATAAAGTTCCGTTCTTTGGCATTTGTTTAGGAATGCAGCTTGCATCAGTGGAATTTGCTCGCAATGTATTAGGCCTAACTGGTGCTAACTCTGCGGAAATCAATCCTGAAACACAGTACCCAATCATTGACCTATTACCTGAGCAAAAGGATATTGAAGATCTAGGCGGTACATTACGTTTAGGGTTATATCCATGTAAATTAGAAGAAGACACATTTGCTTATACAGCATATGACGATGAACTTGTGTATGAGCGCCACCGTCATCGTTATGAATTCAATAATGAATATCGCCAAGCGATGGAAGAAGCCGGCTTTAAGTTCTCGGGTACTAGTCCTGATGGCCGTCTTGTTGAAATCGTTGAGGTTAAGGACCACCCTTGGTTTGTTGCGTGCCAATTCCATCCGGAATTCCGCTCAAGACCAACAAGACCACAACCGCTATTTAGAGAATTCATTAATGCTTCTTTAAATTCAAAACAATAA
- a CDS encoding response regulator: MSKKLLIIDDQYGIRILLNEVFQKEGYQTYQASNGVQALSIIESDRPDLVLLDMKIPGMDGIEILKRLKEIDQTIEVFIMTAYGELDMIQQAKDLGAITHFAKPFDIDEIRAAVKAQIPIESLN, translated from the coding sequence TTGAGTAAAAAGCTTTTAATTATTGACGATCAATATGGTATTCGTATATTACTAAATGAAGTTTTTCAAAAGGAAGGTTACCAAACATATCAAGCGTCGAACGGTGTCCAAGCTCTTTCAATTATAGAGTCAGATCGACCAGATCTTGTGCTGTTAGATATGAAAATTCCTGGTATGGATGGAATTGAAATTTTAAAACGATTAAAGGAAATTGATCAAACCATTGAAGTGTTTATTATGACTGCTTACGGTGAGCTAGACATGATTCAACAAGCGAAAGATCTTGGAGCAATCACACATTTCGCTAAGCCATTTGATATTGATGAAATTCGTGCAGCGGTTAAAGCGCAAATTCCTATCGAATCTTTAAATTAA
- the fba gene encoding class II fructose-1,6-bisphosphate aldolase, producing MPLVSMTEMLNKAKDGKYAVGQFNINNLEYTQAILQAAQEEKSPVILGVSEGAAKYMGGFKTVVAMVTALLEDYKITVPVAIHLDHGSSFEKCVEAIHAGFTSVMIDGSHFPLEENIALTKKVVEVAHTLGVSVEAELGRIGGQEDDLIVDDAEAAYAIPSECDQLVRETKVDCFAPALGSVHGPYKGEPNLGFDRMKEVMELTGVPLVLHGGTGIPTKDIQKAISLGTAKINVNTENQITSAKTIRKILEEKPDLYDTRKFLGPARDTIKETVIGKMREFGSSNKA from the coding sequence ATGCCTTTAGTATCAATGACAGAGATGTTAAACAAAGCAAAAGATGGTAAGTATGCTGTAGGACAATTCAATATTAACAACCTAGAGTATACACAAGCGATCTTACAGGCAGCTCAAGAAGAGAAATCGCCAGTCATTTTAGGTGTTTCAGAAGGTGCAGCTAAGTACATGGGTGGCTTTAAAACGGTTGTAGCCATGGTAACAGCACTTTTAGAAGATTATAAAATTACTGTACCAGTTGCGATTCATCTTGATCACGGTTCAAGCTTCGAAAAATGTGTGGAGGCGATTCATGCTGGTTTTACATCAGTTATGATTGATGGTTCACATTTTCCATTAGAAGAAAACATTGCTTTAACAAAGAAAGTTGTTGAAGTTGCACATACATTAGGTGTTTCTGTTGAAGCTGAATTAGGCCGTATTGGTGGACAAGAAGATGATTTAATCGTGGATGATGCAGAAGCTGCATATGCGATTCCATCTGAATGTGACCAACTTGTGCGCGAAACAAAGGTAGATTGTTTCGCACCTGCGCTAGGTTCTGTTCATGGACCATATAAAGGTGAGCCAAATCTTGGTTTCGATCGTATGAAAGAAGTAATGGAACTAACAGGAGTGCCATTAGTATTACATGGCGGAACTGGTATTCCGACAAAGGATATTCAAAAAGCCATTTCTTTAGGTACGGCTAAAATTAATGTAAATACAGAAAACCAAATTACATCTGCAAAAACAATTCGTAAAATTTTAGAAGAAAAGCCGGATCTTTACGACACACGTAAGTTTTTAGGGCCAGCTCGTGACACAATTAAAGAAACGGTTATTGGCAAAATGCGTGAATTTGGTTCTTCTAATAAAGCGTAA
- the fsa gene encoding fructose-6-phosphate aldolase: MKFFIDTANIDEIREANALGILSGVTTNPSLVAKENVSFHDRLKEIAAEVDGSISAEVISLKAEEMIAEGKELAAISPNITIKVPMTPDGLKAVKAFKEQGIKTNVTLIFSANQALLAARAGASYVSPFLGRLDDIGHDGLALIEQIANIFAIHDIDTEIIAASIRHPLHVTESALRGADIATVPLKVILQLFNHPLTESGIEKFLADWNK; this comes from the coding sequence ATGAAATTTTTTATAGATACAGCTAATATTGATGAAATCCGTGAAGCCAACGCACTTGGAATTTTAAGTGGTGTTACAACAAACCCTAGTTTAGTAGCGAAGGAAAATGTTTCTTTTCATGATCGTTTAAAAGAAATCGCTGCAGAAGTGGATGGTTCAATTAGTGCTGAAGTAATTTCGTTAAAAGCTGAGGAAATGATTGCAGAAGGTAAAGAATTAGCAGCAATTTCTCCGAACATTACAATTAAAGTTCCAATGACTCCAGATGGGCTGAAAGCAGTGAAGGCTTTCAAGGAACAAGGAATTAAAACAAATGTCACGTTAATTTTCTCTGCAAACCAAGCGTTATTAGCTGCTCGCGCTGGTGCATCCTATGTTTCTCCATTTTTAGGAAGACTAGATGATATTGGTCATGATGGTTTAGCATTAATTGAGCAAATTGCTAATATTTTTGCTATCCATGATATCGATACAGAAATTATTGCAGCATCAATTAGACATCCGTTGCATGTAACGGAAAGTGCTTTAAGAGGTGCAGATATCGCAACAGTACCACTTAAGGTTATTCTACAATTGTTTAACCACCCATTAACAGAAAGTGGAATAGAAAAGTTTTTAGCAGATTGGAATAAATAA
- a CDS encoding UDP-N-acetylglucosamine 1-carboxyvinyltransferase, protein MEKLKIEGGHSLTGTVRVSGAKNSAVALIPAAILSGSTVTIEGLPNISDVHTLCELLEEIGGSTHFENDALTIDSSKMVSMPLPNGRVKKLRASYYLMGAMLGRFKQAVIGLPGGCHLGPRPIDQHIKGFEALGAKVTNEQGAIYLRADELKGARIYLDVVSVGATINIMLAAVKAKGQTLIENAAKEPEIIDVATILTSMGAKIKGAGTDVIRIEGVEKLNGCRHTIIPDRIEAGTYMIMAAAQGEGVLIDNVIPQHLESLIAKLREMGASIEIRDDQVYISKVDNLKMVDIKTLVYPGFPTDLQQPFTALLTKAEGTGIVTDTIYGARFKHIDELRRMNANVKVEGRSAIVTGATKLQGAKVKASDLRAGACLVIAGLMAEGITEITGLEHIDRGYEDLVDKLMNLGAVAWREKMTPEEIKNFQNS, encoded by the coding sequence ATGGAAAAACTAAAGATTGAAGGCGGCCACTCGTTAACAGGGACCGTTCGTGTGAGCGGGGCAAAAAATAGTGCCGTTGCCTTAATCCCTGCAGCGATATTGTCAGGATCAACAGTAACAATTGAGGGATTGCCAAACATTTCGGACGTACATACTTTATGTGAATTGCTTGAAGAAATTGGAGGATCTACTCACTTTGAAAACGATGCATTAACAATAGATTCTTCAAAAATGGTCTCCATGCCTTTGCCAAATGGAAGGGTAAAAAAGTTGCGCGCCTCGTACTACTTAATGGGTGCGATGCTCGGCCGATTCAAACAAGCCGTAATCGGCTTGCCAGGAGGCTGTCATTTAGGGCCACGTCCCATTGATCAGCATATTAAAGGGTTTGAAGCATTAGGCGCTAAAGTTACGAACGAGCAAGGTGCGATTTATTTACGTGCCGACGAATTGAAGGGCGCTCGGATTTACCTTGATGTTGTTAGTGTGGGCGCTACGATCAATATTATGCTTGCAGCTGTTAAAGCAAAAGGTCAAACGCTGATTGAAAATGCTGCGAAAGAGCCGGAAATTATTGATGTAGCAACGATATTAACGAGCATGGGTGCGAAGATCAAGGGAGCAGGAACCGACGTAATCCGAATAGAGGGCGTTGAAAAGCTCAACGGCTGTCGACATACGATTATTCCAGATCGAATTGAAGCAGGTACATATATGATTATGGCTGCTGCACAAGGTGAAGGGGTATTAATCGATAACGTCATTCCACAGCATTTAGAATCGTTGATTGCGAAACTTCGCGAAATGGGTGCATCGATTGAAATTAGAGATGACCAAGTTTATATTTCAAAGGTTGACAACCTTAAGATGGTTGATATCAAAACGCTTGTATATCCAGGGTTTCCAACTGACTTGCAACAGCCGTTCACTGCGTTGCTTACTAAAGCCGAAGGTACTGGGATTGTAACGGATACGATTTATGGTGCTCGTTTTAAGCATATTGATGAGCTAAGAAGAATGAACGCAAATGTAAAAGTTGAAGGCCGCTCAGCCATTGTGACAGGGGCAACAAAGCTTCAGGGTGCTAAAGTAAAAGCGTCTGATTTGCGTGCAGGAGCGTGTCTTGTCATCGCAGGTCTAATGGCAGAGGGTATTACTGAAATTACGGGATTAGAGCATATTGATCGAGGATATGAAGATTTAGTGGACAAGCTGATGAATCTGGGGGCCGTTGCATGGCGAGAAAAAATGACTCCAGAAGAGATTAAAAACTTTCAAAACTCATAA
- the glpX gene encoding class II fructose-bisphosphatase gives MERSLSMELVRVTEAAALSSARWMGRGLKDEADDAATTAMRNVFDTIPMKGTVVIGEGEMDEAPMLYIGEKVGNGYGQRLDVAVDPLEGTNIVSQGGWGALAVIAIADQGCLLHAPDMYMDKIAVGPDAAGMIDINAPVIENLKAVAKAKNKNVEDVVATVLNRERHAKIISEIREAGARIKLIQDGDVAAALNTAFDFTGVDILFGSGGAPEGVLSAVGLKCLGGELQGKLLPQNEEELERCYKMGITDVNKVLKMEDLVAGDDAIFAATGVTDGELLKGVQFKGNMATTHTLVMRAKSGTVRFIDGRHSLSKKPNLVMDTE, from the coding sequence ATGGAACGTAGTTTATCAATGGAATTAGTTCGTGTAACAGAAGCGGCAGCACTTTCATCAGCAAGATGGATGGGTCGCGGTTTAAAGGACGAAGCAGACGATGCTGCAACAACAGCAATGCGGAATGTATTTGATACAATTCCGATGAAAGGTACTGTCGTAATTGGTGAAGGTGAAATGGACGAAGCGCCGATGTTATATATCGGTGAAAAAGTTGGGAATGGCTATGGTCAGCGTTTAGATGTAGCAGTTGATCCACTTGAGGGTACAAATATTGTGTCCCAAGGTGGCTGGGGAGCATTAGCTGTTATCGCAATTGCTGATCAAGGTTGCCTTTTACACGCACCTGATATGTATATGGATAAAATTGCAGTTGGACCAGATGCGGCAGGTATGATTGATATTAACGCACCAGTAATTGAAAACTTAAAAGCCGTTGCAAAGGCGAAAAATAAAAATGTAGAAGACGTAGTAGCGACTGTTTTAAATCGCGAACGTCATGCAAAAATTATTTCCGAAATTCGCGAAGCTGGCGCACGCATCAAGCTTATTCAAGACGGCGATGTTGCTGCTGCACTTAATACGGCATTTGATTTTACAGGTGTTGATATTTTATTTGGTTCTGGTGGTGCACCAGAAGGCGTACTATCTGCGGTTGGACTAAAATGTCTAGGTGGAGAGCTGCAAGGAAAACTTCTTCCGCAAAATGAAGAAGAACTAGAAAGATGCTATAAAATGGGCATTACTGATGTGAATAAAGTTTTAAAAATGGAAGATTTAGTTGCTGGTGATGATGCTATTTTTGCAGCAACAGGTGTAACCGATGGCGAGCTTTTGAAAGGTGTTCAATTTAAAGGAAACATGGCTACTACGCATACACTTGTCATGCGTGCGAAGTCAGGCACCGTTCGTTTCATCGACGGGCGTCACAGCTTATCTAAAAAACCAAACCTTGTAATGGATACAGAATAA
- the rho gene encoding transcription termination factor Rho produces MSVTISSLENMKLKELYELARNYKVSYYSKLNKKELIFSILKARAEQDGFLFMEGVLEIIQSEGFGFLRPINYSPSSEDIYISASQIRRFDLRNGDKVSGKVRPPKENERYYGLLHVEAVNGDDPETAKERVHFPALTPLYPDRQMILETQPQHLSTRIMDLIAPVGFGQRGLIVAPPKAGKTVLLKEIANSITTNHPDAELIVLLIDERPEEVTDIERSVNGDVVSSTFDEVPENHIKVAELVLERAMRLVEHKKDVVILMDSITRLARAYNLVIPPSGRTLSGGIDPAAFHRPKRFFGAARNIEEGGSLTILATALVDTGSRMDDVIYEEFKGTGNMELHLDRALAERRIFPAIDIRRSGTRKEELLLPKNHLDKLWAIRKTMTDSPEFVERFLKRLRATKTNDEFFQKMEDEMRGTPAKR; encoded by the coding sequence GTGTCTGTAACTATTTCTAGTTTAGAAAATATGAAATTAAAAGAATTATATGAACTTGCTCGCAATTATAAGGTATCTTATTATAGTAAGCTTAATAAAAAGGAATTAATTTTTTCAATCCTCAAGGCACGTGCAGAACAAGATGGCTTTTTATTTATGGAAGGTGTCTTAGAAATTATTCAATCAGAAGGTTTTGGTTTCCTTCGACCAATCAATTATTCACCAAGTTCAGAGGATATTTACATTTCTGCTTCTCAAATACGAAGATTTGATTTAAGAAATGGAGATAAAGTTTCGGGGAAGGTTCGTCCTCCAAAAGAAAATGAACGTTATTATGGACTATTACATGTAGAAGCTGTTAATGGAGACGATCCGGAGACGGCAAAAGAAAGAGTCCACTTTCCTGCATTAACACCTCTATATCCTGACCGTCAAATGATTCTTGAAACCCAACCACAACATTTATCCACACGCATTATGGATTTAATTGCTCCTGTTGGATTTGGTCAACGTGGGTTAATCGTAGCCCCTCCAAAGGCTGGTAAAACGGTGTTATTAAAAGAAATTGCTAATAGTATTACAACGAATCATCCAGATGCGGAATTAATTGTCCTCTTAATTGATGAGCGTCCAGAGGAAGTAACGGATATTGAACGTTCAGTTAATGGTGATGTCGTTAGCTCTACGTTTGATGAAGTGCCGGAAAATCATATAAAAGTCGCTGAGCTTGTATTAGAAAGAGCGATGCGCTTAGTTGAGCATAAAAAAGATGTAGTCATTTTAATGGATAGTATCACACGATTAGCGCGTGCGTATAACTTGGTTATTCCGCCAAGCGGCCGTACATTATCTGGTGGTATTGACCCAGCAGCATTCCACCGTCCAAAACGCTTTTTCGGTGCAGCGCGTAATATTGAAGAAGGCGGTAGCTTAACGATTTTAGCAACTGCGCTTGTTGATACAGGTTCACGAATGGACGATGTGATTTACGAAGAATTTAAAGGAACAGGTAATATGGAGTTGCATCTTGATCGTGCGCTTGCTGAACGTCGTATTTTCCCTGCAATTGATATTCGCCGCTCTGGAACACGTAAAGAAGAGCTGTTATTGCCGAAAAATCATTTAGACAAGCTATGGGCAATCCGGAAAACAATGACAGATTCACCAGAGTTTGTAGAACGTTTCCTAAAACGATTACGAGCTACTAAAACAAACGACGAGTTCTTCCAAAAGATGGAGGATGAAATGCGCGGCACTCCAGCAAAACGCTAA
- the rpmE gene encoding 50S ribosomal protein L31 produces MKQGIHPNYKSAKVTCACGNEFESGSVKNEIRVEVCSECHPFYTGRQKFADAGGRVDRFRKKYNLK; encoded by the coding sequence ATGAAACAAGGAATCCATCCTAACTACAAATCAGCAAAGGTAACTTGTGCTTGTGGTAACGAATTTGAAAGTGGTTCTGTAAAGAACGAAATTCGTGTTGAGGTATGTTCTGAGTGTCATCCATTCTATACAGGTCGTCAAAAGTTTGCGGATGCAGGCGGTCGTGTAGATCGATTCAGAAAAAAATACAACCTCAAGTAA
- a CDS encoding thymidine kinase: MDVMKQSGWIEVICGSMFSGKSEELIRRVRRAQYAKLSVQVFKPLIDNRYSDSSVVSHNGTSVIAKPVESSAVILEQVNSETDVVGIDEIQFFDENIISVVKQLADEGHRVICAGLDQDFRGEPFGSVPDLMALAESVTKLQAICMSCGSPASRTQRLINGEPASYHDPIILVGASESYEPRCRHCHEVPQKPLSGSQSTFVKSSI; this comes from the coding sequence ATGGATGTCATGAAACAAAGTGGTTGGATTGAAGTGATTTGCGGAAGTATGTTCTCGGGAAAGTCTGAAGAACTAATTCGACGAGTTCGCCGTGCGCAGTATGCGAAGCTTTCCGTTCAAGTGTTTAAACCGCTAATCGATAATCGGTATAGTGACTCGTCAGTGGTTTCCCATAATGGAACATCTGTAATTGCAAAGCCGGTTGAGTCATCAGCGGTGATACTTGAGCAAGTGAATTCAGAAACGGATGTTGTCGGAATTGATGAAATTCAATTTTTTGACGAAAATATTATCTCCGTAGTCAAACAATTAGCGGATGAAGGTCATCGAGTGATTTGCGCAGGGTTAGATCAAGATTTCCGTGGCGAACCATTTGGAAGTGTTCCGGATTTAATGGCACTTGCAGAGTCTGTTACAAAGCTGCAAGCGATTTGTATGTCATGCGGTTCACCAGCAAGTCGTACACAACGTTTAATAAACGGCGAACCCGCATCCTATCACGATCCAATCATTTTAGTTGGGGCATCTGAATCATATGAACCGCGTTGCCGACATTGTCATGAAGTGCCGCAAAAGCCGCTGAGTGGCAGTCAATCTACTTTTGTAAAAAGTTCTATATAA
- the prfA gene encoding peptide chain release factor 1, protein MLDRLQSIEHRYEKLNELLSDPAVISDSTKLREYSKEQSSIEETVQAYREYKEVVEQLKDAKAMLEDKLDAEMREMVKEEVSELSEREEELAARLKILLLPKDPNDDKNVIVEIRGAAGGDEAALFAGDLYKMYSRFAESQGWKTEVIEASHTGIGGYKEIIFMINGNGAYSKMKFENGAHRVQRVPETESGGRIHTSTATVAVLPEAEEVEVDIHEKDIRVDTFASSGPGGQSVNTTMSAVRLTHIPTGVVVSCQDEKSQIKNKEKAMKVLRARVYDKFQQEAQAEYDQNRKSAVGTGDRSERIRTYNFPQNRVTDHRIGLTIQKLDQILQGKLDEIIDALVMEDQAAKMEQAE, encoded by the coding sequence GTGTTAGATCGTTTGCAATCAATTGAACATCGCTATGAAAAATTAAATGAATTACTTAGCGATCCAGCAGTTATCAGTGATAGTACAAAACTACGGGAGTATTCAAAAGAGCAATCTAGTATCGAAGAAACCGTTCAAGCGTATAGAGAGTATAAGGAAGTCGTGGAACAATTAAAAGATGCAAAAGCAATGCTAGAAGATAAACTAGATGCCGAAATGCGTGAAATGGTAAAAGAAGAGGTTTCCGAGCTATCTGAACGTGAAGAGGAATTAGCGGCTCGCTTGAAAATTTTACTTCTACCGAAAGACCCGAATGATGATAAAAACGTTATCGTTGAAATTCGCGGTGCAGCGGGTGGAGATGAAGCGGCATTATTTGCTGGCGATTTATACAAAATGTACAGCCGTTTTGCTGAATCGCAAGGCTGGAAAACAGAAGTTATTGAAGCGAGCCATACTGGAATTGGTGGCTATAAGGAAATCATTTTCATGATTAACGGTAATGGTGCATATTCAAAAATGAAGTTTGAAAATGGCGCACACCGTGTTCAACGTGTACCAGAAACAGAATCTGGCGGACGTATTCATACGTCAACAGCAACTGTTGCTGTTCTTCCTGAAGCGGAGGAAGTGGAAGTTGATATTCATGAAAAAGATATTCGTGTTGATACATTCGCATCGAGTGGACCAGGCGGACAAAGTGTAAATACAACGATGTCAGCTGTGCGTTTAACGCATATTCCAACAGGTGTTGTTGTATCATGTCAAGATGAAAAGTCCCAAATTAAAAATAAAGAAAAAGCAATGAAAGTATTGCGCGCTCGTGTATATGATAAATTCCAGCAAGAGGCCCAAGCAGAATACGATCAAAACCGTAAATCTGCAGTGGGTACTGGTGACCGTTCAGAACGTATCCGTACGTACAACTTCCCGCAAAACCGTGTAACAGACCACCGCATTGGTCTTACGATTCAAAAATTGGATCAAATTTTACAAGGTAAGCTTGATGAAATCATCGATGCATTGGTGATGGAAGATCAAGCAGCGAAAATGGAGCAAGCAGAATAA
- the prmC gene encoding peptide chain release factor N(5)-glutamine methyltransferase, translating to MKVHEALNWASSFLQDNIRETFAAELLLRHHLGVSRAGLYASMHDLWLDEDAVAAFVADVQSFAAGVPVQYLIGYEEFYGRRFSVNEEVLIPRPETEELVEGVLNRCRDHFGAGSSDWGLNLVDVGTGSGIIAVTLALEEPSFKVTASDIAAESLEVARRNAAELGAEDIRFVQGDLLLPFIESGEKFDVIVSNPPYIPAADIAGLADTVKDHEPMRALVGGVDGLDLYRRFMEQLPLVVTDRGLIAFEIGVGQGQAVAGLLAETFAERDIHVEIVNDINGKDRMVFGRF from the coding sequence ATGAAAGTGCATGAAGCCCTAAACTGGGCTTCTTCTTTTTTACAAGATAATATTCGGGAGACTTTTGCAGCGGAATTGTTGTTGCGTCATCATTTAGGTGTATCACGAGCAGGCTTATATGCGTCCATGCATGATTTGTGGTTGGACGAAGATGCGGTAGCGGCGTTTGTTGCAGATGTACAGTCTTTTGCGGCTGGTGTGCCTGTGCAATACTTAATTGGCTATGAGGAGTTTTATGGCCGTCGCTTTTCAGTGAATGAAGAGGTGTTGATACCGCGTCCAGAAACGGAAGAACTAGTAGAGGGCGTGCTCAATAGATGTAGAGATCATTTTGGTGCAGGTTCGTCAGATTGGGGCTTGAACTTGGTTGATGTTGGAACGGGAAGTGGGATTATTGCTGTTACATTAGCGTTGGAAGAACCTTCATTCAAGGTGACTGCAAGCGATATTGCTGCTGAGTCACTTGAGGTTGCTCGTCGTAATGCGGCTGAACTTGGAGCAGAGGATATTCGCTTTGTGCAAGGAGATTTATTGCTGCCTTTTATTGAGAGTGGAGAGAAATTTGATGTGATCGTTTCTAATCCGCCATATATACCCGCTGCTGATATAGCTGGTCTTGCTGATACGGTAAAAGATCATGAACCTATGCGTGCCCTAGTTGGCGGTGTTGATGGCTTGGATTTGTATCGCCGTTTCATGGAGCAATTGCCATTAGTCGTGACAGACCGTGGCTTAATAGCGTTTGAAATTGGCGTCGGTCAGGGTCAGGCTGTCGCTGGATTACTGGCGGAGACGTTTGCGGAGCGCGATATTCATGTTGAAATTGTGAATGATATTAATGGTAAGGATCGGATGGTATTTGGGCGGTTTTAG
- the spoIIR gene encoding stage II sporulation protein R gives MMKTHAIIFMTLLIIGANLIQFYDRAIVEAGGPVVIPDEAIRLRILANSDSPADQELKRDIRDAVNAEITTWVEELTSIEDARDLIESRISEVEEIASEHLEQAGINQEVNVQFNRNVSFPTKIYGNFIYPAGEYEAILITLGEGQGANWWCVLFPPLCFLDFSNGDAVLDHDEEEEKQDDSEKSSKEEKEKSKTTDKEYTAVETSAEKVEVKSFLVEFFKKLIG, from the coding sequence ATGATGAAAACACATGCAATCATTTTTATGACATTATTAATAATTGGGGCTAATTTAATTCAATTTTATGATAGAGCAATAGTTGAAGCGGGTGGACCGGTTGTTATACCGGATGAGGCGATTCGCCTACGAATTTTAGCAAATAGTGACTCACCTGCGGATCAGGAATTAAAGCGAGACATAAGAGATGCGGTTAATGCTGAGATTACTACATGGGTTGAAGAGCTTACATCCATTGAAGATGCTCGTGATTTAATTGAGAGCCGTATTTCAGAGGTTGAGGAAATTGCAAGTGAGCATTTAGAGCAAGCGGGCATTAATCAAGAAGTGAATGTTCAGTTCAATCGTAATGTAAGCTTTCCGACGAAAATTTATGGCAATTTTATTTATCCAGCTGGTGAGTATGAGGCTATTTTAATAACATTAGGTGAAGGTCAAGGTGCCAACTGGTGGTGCGTGTTATTCCCGCCGCTATGTTTCTTAGATTTCTCAAACGGTGATGCAGTTTTAGATCATGACGAAGAAGAAGAGAAACAGGATGACTCAGAAAAGTCTAGTAAAGAAGAAAAAGAAAAATCCAAGACTACTGACAAAGAGTATACAGCGGTTGAAACTTCAGCAGAAAAAGTTGAAGTGAAATCATTTTTAGTAGAATTCTTTAAAAAATTAATAGGTTAA